In Phycisphaerae bacterium RAS2, the DNA window TCTTTCGCGGAATGACGCATGGTGAATACGCGGAGCTGACCGGTCGCACGGTGCTCGACGGCACGGTGCGCACGATGTTCATCCTTCCGCCGATTCCCAACGCCTATTTCAGCCGCGACCCGGCCGTCGTGGTCAATCGCTGTGTCGTCAGTTGCAAGATGCACTACGCCGAGCGCGTTCGTGAAACGCTGCTGGTGCGTGCGGTGCTGGAGCATCATCCCGAGTTCGCGGGCCACACCATCGCCTACGGCGGTTCGCAGTTCCCGCTGGAGGATCGCCCCTTCACGATCGAAGGCGGCGACGTGATCGTGATCAACGAAGAAGCCGTGCTGGTCGGCGTCAGCGAGCGGACGCGCAGCGAGACGATCAAGGCGCTGGCGCGCAAGGCCTTCGCCGGCGGGCATGCGAAGCGCTTCTACGAGATTCCGATCCCGACCGAACGGACGTTCATGCACCTCGACACGGTCTTTACAATTGTCGATCTCGGCGTGGTTGTCTGGTACCCGGGCATCATGGAGCGGGCCATGCCCATCACGCAGATCGCCACGGACGGCAGCGGCGGCATCGTGGAAAAGGCCGAATCCCGCTCCCTGAAAGGAATCTTGAGCGACGAATTCGGCCGCGAGCTGCGCATCATTCGCACCGGCGGCGGCGACGAGCATTTCGCCGACCGCGAGCAGCGCACCGACGGCACAAACATCCTTGCGATCGCCCCCGGCGTCGCCTGCACTTATCGGCGCAATGTCCGAACGACCGCGGCGATGGAGTCGGCCGGCGTGAACGTGCTGAAAATCTCCGGCTCGGAGCTGGTCCGCGGCCTGGGAGGCCCGCGCTGCATGACCATGCCGCTGCGGCGCGCGACGGTGCAGTAGATCCCTGCATGCGGGCTTCTTTCACATTCATGCGCGCAGATCTGACACCGACGGATTGCAATGCGTCGGCGTCCCGGCACATGGGGACGCGCGTCGAATAACAAAAACAAACGTGCCCGGAGGCTTCCCATCCCCCGGGCACGCTCGCATTGAAAGGAGCAGTCGTTCTGATTGCGGTGGGCGACTACGGTCTGCCCGGCCGCTGTGCCGCGCCGACGCTGTAGCTGCGGAAGTTCCGCTGCGGCGTCTGGCGCTCGGAGAATTCGTTGCCGAAGAAGTCGCGGTAGTACTCGATGTACACCGTCTCCTGCGGACTGTGATAGCCGTTCCACGTCGATGGCCAGTCGGTCCGCCCGATCTGCCCGGCGACCGAGTCCTCCCACGGATCACCCATCAGGAGATTCGTCCCGACGGATGTCGCGATCGGCGACGGCGCGTCCTGCCGGCAGCCGATCATTCCCCCCGCGATCAGCAGCGCCGTCGCGCCGCCGATGATCCACAACCCCGGATGTCGAACCCCCCGATTCATGTCCCCTTCTCCCTCTCGCGCTCGTCGGGAGGATAGGGCATCCGGCGCGCCAGGGCCGGATAATTGCACGTGTCGCGGCGTGTTCCGAAAATGCGAATTCCCCGCGATTTCGTCGAAGTGCCCGTGGAGCAACAGGTTGCGACGAATCAGGGGAGTCCGACTCGCGCACGGTTGTGACGATTGGCGAAGAGAATCATCCTATGACGACGTGAATGCTTGGATGGAATCGTTGTATGAATTCATCCTGCCG includes these proteins:
- the arcA gene encoding Arginine deiminase, which gives rise to MQLYIPNEYAKLETVLVHRPGDEIDRLTHENMKRYLFEDIPFLTGMQEEHDEFVGEMIDNDIRVLYLEALLLELFRGQPLIKAKVVEQVCMAAQAPAIAPDLLDPARTPDDMLVRILFRGMTHGEYAELTGRTVLDGTVRTMFILPPIPNAYFSRDPAVVVNRCVVSCKMHYAERVRETLLVRAVLEHHPEFAGHTIAYGGSQFPLEDRPFTIEGGDVIVINEEAVLVGVSERTRSETIKALARKAFAGGHAKRFYEIPIPTERTFMHLDTVFTIVDLGVVVWYPGIMERAMPITQIATDGSGGIVEKAESRSLKGILSDEFGRELRIIRTGGGDEHFADREQRTDGTNILAIAPGVACTYRRNVRTTAAMESAGVNVLKISGSELVRGLGGPRCMTMPLRRATVQ